Genomic window (Sulfurimonas sp.):
CAGTAAAAGCTGGTTTTGATCCAACTGCACCTGATTTGCATCTTGGACACACTGTACTTTTACAAAAACTAGCAACATTTCAAAAGTATGGTGGAAGAGTTCAGTTTTTAATAGGCGACTTTACTGCAGCCATTGGCGACCCAACTGGAAAAAGTGCAACTAGAAAAGTATTAAGCAAAGATGATATAACAAAAAATATAAAAAGCTATACAACTCAAGCTTTTAAAATATTAGATGCGAGTAAAACAGATATAGTTTATAACAACGACTGGCTAGAGCCTCTTGGTGCAAAGGAATGTTAGAGTTAGCATCTACACTTACAGTAGCTAGAATGTTAGAACGAGATGACTTTTCAAAAAGATACGCTAGTAATGCTCCCATAGCAGTAAGTGAGTTTATGTATCCACTTCTTCAAGGTTATGATAGTGTACATCTAAAGAGTGATATAGAGATAGGTGGAACAGACCAAAAATTTAATCTTTTAATGGGAAGACAGCTTCAAAAAACTTATGACATAAAAAAACAACAAGCTGTTTTAATGATGCCTATTTTAGAAGGTTTAGACGGCGTACAAAAGATGAGTAAATCTTTAAACAACTACATAGGTGTAACAGATGTACCAAATGATATGTTTGGAAAAGTTCTTAGTATTAGTGATGAACTTATGTGGAGATTTTACGAATTACTAAGCACAAAAACATTAGATGAAATTTCAAATATAAAAGATGGTGTAACTAATGGTTCTTTGCATCCAAAAAAGGTAAAAGAAGATTTGGCGATTGAAATAACTACAAGATTTCACTCAAAAGAAGAAGCATTAGAAGCAAAAGTAGAGTTTGATAGAGTTCATGCCAAAAGTCAAATTCCAACAGATATTGAAAAATTTAGTTGCCAAGGAGAGGTTTGGATAGCAAAAGCCTTAGTAGATTGTAACATTGAGCCATCAACTTCTCAAGCAAGGCGAGATATTAAGCAAGGTGCTGTTAAAATAAACAAAGAAAAAATATCTGACATAAACTTACAACTATCAAGTGGTGATTATATACTGCAAGTTGGAAAAAGAAAGTTTGCAAAATTAAAGGTTATTTAGATGAGTTTTAAGTCATTAAAAATTGGAAAGTATCTTATAGAGAAGCCAATTGTTCAAGGTGGAATGGGCGTTGGCATTAGCTGGGATGGTTTAGCTGGTAATGTTTCAAAAGAGGGTGGACTTGGTGTTGTAAGCTCGGTTGGAACAGGTTACTATGAAGATAAAGCTTATGCTCAAAAATTAGTTTCAAACAGACCGCTGAGTGAGGCAAATTTTTATTCAAAAGAGGGTTTTGATAAGATTATCCAAAATGCACGAAAAATATGTGGAGATAAACCATTAGCTGCTAATATTTTATATGCTATCAATGGTTATGGTGATGTTGTTAGAAATGCTTGTGAATCTGGAATAGACATAATTATCACAGGAGCAGGACTTCCTACAAATATGCCAGAGTTTACAGAGGGTTATCCAGATGTAGCACTTGTGCCTATCGTGTCATCTGCAAAAGCACTTAAAATCATCTGTAAAAGATGGCAAAAAAGATATAACAGACTTCCAGATGCTGTTGTTTTAGAGGGTCCAAAAAGTGGTGGACATCAAGGTTTTACTTATGAGCAATGTAAATTGCCCCAAAATCAGCTAGAAAATCTTGTAGAACCTGTTGTAGAAGAAGCTTCTAAATGGGGAAATATTCCTGTTATTGCTGCTGGTGGTGTTTGGGATAAGAATGACATAGAAGAGATGTTGGCTCTTGGTGCATCTGGTGTTCAAATGGGAACTCGTTTTATAGGAACACATGAATGTGATGCTCATGATAACTTTAAAACGGTACTTTTAAATGCTAAAAAAGATGATATAAAACTTATGGGTTCACCTGTTGGCTATCCTGCTCAAGGCATAGTTACGAACTTAACTCATTTGGTTGAAAAAAGAGAAGGTCCAGCGATAAAGTGTATTTCTAACTGTGTTGCTCCTTGTAACCGTGGAGTAGAAGCAAAAGAAGTTGGTTTTTGTATAGCAGACAGACTTAGTGATGCTTTTATGGGGAATACTGAAACGGGACTATTTTTCTCAGGAACAAATGGTTATAAACTAAATGAAATTATCTCAGTTAAAGAGTTGATGAACAAACTAATACAAGGCGAATAAACACTTAATGTTTCGCTTACTCTCTCTACTTTTACTGGTAGTAATTTCACTTCAAGCGTTAAGCAATAGTGATACTTTAAAACGCGCAAACGGCTTTATGAAAAGTGGCACAAAGTCAAATCAGTTTCGTGCGTATAATGATTATAAAAACCTCTATCTTCGTGCAATAATGAGTGATGATAAAAGGCTTCGTTTAAATGCCCTTAGGGGTATTGTTAAAAGTGGAACAAAGCTACATATAGATATATCTCAGTATTCCCAAGAACTTTCAACTTTAAAACCAAAAACTTCCTACAAAGCTCCAAAATCAAAGAGTATAAGAAAATCTAAAAGATCTAAAAAAATAAAGTTAAAATCAACTCATAAATTAAAGTCTATTAGATGGAGAGATGATAGACTAGTTTTAAGTTTTGATAAGAGGCTAAGGTCTAATCAACTTAACTATTTTACACTTTATGATAAAGCAAAACAAAAATATAGATATGTTTTTGACATACATGCATCTATGCTCATAAAATCACAAAATCTTAGAAGAAATGGTATAAATAGAATAAAAATAGCTCAATACAATCCTAGTACACTTCGTCTTGTGATGGAAAATTCTAAAAAATTAAAAATAAGTTTTAAAAAAGAAAGTAAAAAATTACTAATACGCATAAAAACATCATCTCAAAAAGTAAGTGTTCCAAAAAGAGTAGATAGACAAAAAACAATAGTTATAGATGCTGGACATGGTGGTAAGGACCCTGGGGCAGTTGGGTATAGAAGATATAGAGAAAAAGTAGTAGTTTTTAAAATATCTCAAGAGTTAAAAGGATTTTAACATCTCGTGGTTATAAAGTTTACATGACAAGGAATCGTGATAAGTTTGTAAAGTTAAGTAAAAGAACACAGTATGCAAATAGAAAAAAAGCAGATATTTTTATAAGTATTCACGCTAATGCTGTTGGCAAAAAAAATGCTCATAAAGTTCATGGTATCGAGTGTTATTTTTTATCTCCCTCTAGGTCCTCAAGGGCTGAAAGTATTGCAGCAAAAGAGAATTCAGCAGATTTAAGTGAGATGAATAGATATGGTAAAAACACCTTTTTAAAATTTTTAAATCATCATAAAATTTTAGCTTCTAATAAACTTGCGATAGATTTACAAAGAGGAATGTTGGGTAGTTTGAGAAAGTATAAAGTAAAAGATGGTGGAGTTCGTGAAGGTCCTTTTTGGGTTCTTGTTGGTGCTCAGATGCCAGCTGTTTTAGTAGAAGTTGGTTTTATTACTCATCCAAAAGAAGCTAAACGCTTAGTTGATCCTAAGTATAGAAAAACTATGGCTTTAGGCTTAGCTAATGGAATCGAGAGATATTTTTATAACTCTATAAATTAGACTTCTTCTTTTTTATACTCTAAATCTCCAGCAACTGCTTCTTTGTCATTTATGACTTGTTCTATCTGTTTTTTAACTCTGTCATAACGATACTGCTCTTTAAAACCAATTATTCTTCCACCAGCAGCATTTGGATGTCCTCCACCATTTGACCACTCTTTTGATATTTGAGCAACGCTCACTTTATTGTTTGCTCTAAGGCTCATAGCACCTCTATAGCTAACATCTACTATGAAATCATACTCAGGGTAAGCTAGTAAAAAACCATTTCCAACGATTGAAGTATTTCCAACACCGTAACTCAGATAACCTCTATAACCTTTATAGTAAATAGTTTTCTCGGCTCTAGCATCTCCTAGTAGTTTTACTATAAATTTTGTTGATAAATTATCAAGAGTATCATTTTTATCTTCTTTAAAAAAGTCTTTTTTTATTGAATGAATTTTTTCATCTAATAAGATTGCAGCATTTTCTTCATTTATGTATTTTGTTGCTTCAAGTAGTAGTGATAGTTTATAGTTGTTATCTATCTCTGCGAACATAATTTTGTTTAATTCTCTCGTTTCAGTTACAAGCCTCATGCAAACTTTTCCATACTCAAAATTTTCTACTTCTTCTTGTTTCCATAAATCAACGGCATTTACAACATTTACAAACTTATTCATCCACTCAGGTTCATCAAGGTCGAAGTTTTCTTTTGCATAATCATAAGTTATTTTAGTTGCACATCTTTGAGTATCTAAGAAGTACCATTTGTATTTGTTTGCGCTAGCTTCGCCACTTCCATGATGGTCAAGTAGAGTTATAGTTATATCCATTTTTTTATCATTCATCTTGTAAACTTCACCATTTAACCATCTTGACTCTTCACTTGTTAGATTTAAGTCAGTTATTAAAATAATGGCAGCTTTTTTATCTTTAGTTATATTTTCCAAAATCATTTCTAGTTTTTGTCTTACTTCTGCTCCATAATTTGCATTGTAGTTAAATGTTTTGTAGGGAGTGTATCTCATTACAAGTTGACAGCTGTAACCATCTAAGTCGATGTGAGAGAGATGATGTATTATCTTATTTTTCATTGTTTTCCTTTCTGGCACTAAATGCCGATACCCCCGTGGCTAAAGCCTAAGTGGGGTATATTCCTTTGATTTATGGTTCTATTGAAATTGAGCCCATTACTTCAAATGTTGCACTTGAATCAATCTCTGCGTGAGATAAAGTAACAACATCAAGAGAAAATCTTTCAAATATCTCTGTTATACCACGACGAAGACCTGGGTCTACTATGATAACAACAGGAGAAACTCCTTTTTGTAGTAATTCATGAGCTTTTGTACTAGTAGCTTGAATGAGCTGATTTATCTCCGTTACACTTAGTAAAAGGTTTCTCACTCCATCTTGTTCTTGTGACTTTTCTAGCATCATTTGCTCACTCGCTGTATCAAAAGTAAGGAGTCGTATAACTCCATCTTCCCCAGAGTACATCTGCGTTATAACGCGAGATAATTTTGCTCTTACTTGTTCGGTTATAAAATCTACATTTTTAGTGTATTCAGCTATATCAGCTATGGTTTCTAAGATAGTGAGCATATCTTTAAGAGGAATTTTTTCATGTAAAAGAGATTTTAAGATGCGTTGTACAAGACCAATAGGAGCAACTTTTAATACATCATCAACAATAACAGGAAAATCTATTTTAATTTTATCTATAAGAGTTTGTACTTCTTGGCGAGTTAGTAAATCTTCTGCGTTTCGTTTAACAAGTTCACTCATGTGTGTTGAGATAACAGTCGCAGGGTCAACAACTGTATAACCATTTATGATAGCATCTTCTTTTTGATCAGGTAAAATCCAGATAGCATCTAGACCAAAAGCAGGTTCTTTTGTTGCTTCTCCTTCTATCTCTCCTGTTGCCATTCCACTGTCCATTGCTAAAAACTTTTCTGGTTTTATAGAACCTTCGCCAATAGAGATACCCTTTAAAAGTATCTGATACTGTTCAGGTTCTAGATGCAAGTTATCTCTTATGCGAACTTGAGGCATTAAAAAACCAAAATCAGATGCGATTTTTCTTCTCATAGAACGGATTCGTTCTAGTAAATCTCCACCTTGAGATTTGTCGGCTAATCGTATGAGTTGATAACCAAGAGTAAGTTCTAGCATCTCAACTTTTAGTATATCTTCTAAAGCACTCTCTTCCTCTTTTGCTATCTCTTCATTTGTTTTTTGTGGTTTGGCTTGGGTTCTCTCTTTTTCTTGTTTTTCTTGTTCTTTTGGAGATAAAATATCGGTGTCATCTAAAAATGAAAGCTCACCCTTGTCATATTTGTAAATAGACCAACCAAGAAGGGCAAAAACGCTTCCAACAAAACCCATAGATGCTGTTGGAAGCCCTGGAACTAAAGCAAATAAAATCATGATAAAACCAACAATCATCATGATTTTTGCATTACCCATCATTTGGTTTATAGTACCTTCTGCAAAGTTGTCGCCATCTCCAGAAGAACGAGTAATCATAATACCTGTTGCAGTAGAGATGATAAGAGCAGGAATCTGACCAACTAAACCATCACCAATAGTTAAAAGTGTAAAAGTAGAAGCACTATCGCCAACACTCATACCATGTTGAAAAACACCTATAAGAAATCCACCAATAATGTTGATAAGTGTAATGATAATACCAGCAACTGCGTCACCTTTTACAAACTTAGAAGAACCATCCATCGCTCCATAAAAGTTTGCATCTTGAAGGATTTCTGCACGGCGTTGTTTTGCCTCTGCATCGTCAATAAGCCCAGCACTTAAATCTGCATCTACTGCCATCTGCTTACCTGGCATCGAGTCTAGTGTAAATCTCGCTGCAACTTCTGCAACTCTTGTTGAACCTTTTGTAATAACCATAAAGTTAATTAAAACTAAGATAGAAAAAACTATGATACCAATAACAAAATTACCACCAACAACAAAATCTCCAAAACTTGTAATGATGCTACTGACATTTTCACCACCTTCATGCCCATGACTTAAAATCATTCTTGTTGTTGCAACATTTAGGGAGAGTCTAAATAGGGTTATGATGAGTATGAGAGTTGGAAAAGTTGTAAGGTCTGTTGGTTTTGGAACATATAAAGAGATAAGTAAAACTAAAACAGCGATAGACATAGAAACAGTTAAAAGTACATCTAATACAGCAGATGGAAGAGGAACTATAATAATAGCAAGAATTGCCATTACAAAAATTACAACACTTAAATCTTTTTGTCCAAGTAAAAAGTTTAAAGTTACGCCTAGTTTTTGTTTAAAGGTGCGTTTTCTCGCCATTTTTATTCTATCACATCTTGTAGGGTAAGTTCATCTAAAAAGGTATCTATTTTACCTTGAAGTTTATTTAAAAAAGGCCATATAGAACAGATGCTAGCTTTTTCACTAGGACAATCTTTCTCAGATGGAGAACAGTCAAAAACTGCTGGTGCTTTGCCTTCAACAGCACTCATAATACTTAGCATACTTATATCTTTAGGTTTTTTTAAAAGAGCAAAACCACCGTTTACACCTTTAAAAGATTTTAAGATGCCATTTTTTGCCAAAGCTTGTAAGATTTTTGCTAAAAAACTTTTTGAGATAGATAGTTGATGTGATAAAGTTTCGCTATCCACAGGGGATGAGGTCT
Coding sequences:
- a CDS encoding nitronate monooxygenase family protein produces the protein MSFKSLKIGKYLIEKPIVQGGMGVGISWDGLAGNVSKEGGLGVVSSVGTGYYEDKAYAQKLVSNRPLSEANFYSKEGFDKIIQNARKICGDKPLAANILYAINGYGDVVRNACESGIDIIITGAGLPTNMPEFTEGYPDVALVPIVSSAKALKIICKRWQKRYNRLPDAVVLEGPKSGGHQGFTYEQCKLPQNQLENLVEPVVEEASKWGNIPVIAAGGVWDKNDIEEMLALGASGVQMGTRFIGTHECDAHDNFKTVLLNAKKDDIKLMGSPVGYPAQGIVTNLTHLVEKREGPAIKCISNCVAPCNRGVEAKEVGFCIADRLSDAFMGNTETGLFFSGTNGYKLNEIISVKELMNKLIQGE
- a CDS encoding phosphoesterase — protein: MKNKIIHHLSHIDLDGYSCQLVMRYTPYKTFNYNANYGAEVRQKLEMILENITKDKKAAIILITDLNLTSEESRWLNGEVYKMNDKKMDITITLLDHHGSGEASANKYKWYFLDTQRCATKITYDYAKENFDLDEPEWMNKFVNVVNAVDLWKQEEVENFEYGKVCMRLVTETRELNKIMFAEIDNNYKLSLLLEATKYINEENAAILLDEKIHSIKKDFFKEDKNDTLDNLSTKFIVKLLGDARAEKTIYYKGYRGYLSYGVGNTSIVGNGFLLAYPEYDFIVDVSYRGAMSLRANNKVSVAQISKEWSNGGGHPNAAGGRIIGFKEQYRYDRVKKQIEQVINDKEAVAGDLEYKKEEV
- the flhA gene encoding flagellar biosynthesis protein FlhA, producing MARKRTFKQKLGVTLNFLLGQKDLSVVIFVMAILAIIIVPLPSAVLDVLLTVSMSIAVLVLLISLYVPKPTDLTTFPTLILIITLFRLSLNVATTRMILSHGHEGGENVSSIITSFGDFVVGGNFVIGIIVFSILVLINFMVITKGSTRVAEVAARFTLDSMPGKQMAVDADLSAGLIDDAEAKQRRAEILQDANFYGAMDGSSKFVKGDAVAGIIITLINIIGGFLIGVFQHGMSVGDSASTFTLLTIGDGLVGQIPALIISTATGIMITRSSGDGDNFAEGTINQMMGNAKIMMIVGFIMILFALVPGLPTASMGFVGSVFALLGWSIYKYDKGELSFLDDTDILSPKEQEKQEKERTQAKPQKTNEEIAKEEESALEDILKVEMLELTLGYQLIRLADKSQGGDLLERIRSMRRKIASDFGFLMPQVRIRDNLHLEPEQYQILLKGISIGEGSIKPEKFLAMDSGMATGEIEGEATKEPAFGLDAIWILPDQKEDAIINGYTVVDPATVISTHMSELVKRNAEDLLTRQEVQTLIDKIKIDFPVIVDDVLKVAPIGLVQRILKSLLHEKIPLKDMLTILETIADIAEYTKNVDFITEQVRAKLSRVITQMYSGEDGVIRLLTFDTASEQMMLEKSQEQDGVRNLLLSVTEINQLIQATSTKAHELLQKGVSPVVIIVDPGLRRGITEIFERFSLDVVTLSHAEIDSSATFEVMGSISIEP
- a CDS encoding Rrf2 family transcriptional regulator produces the protein MLITRASEYAILSLIVLSKTSSPVDSETLSHQLSISKSFLAKILQALAKNGILKSFKGVNGGFALLKKPKDISMLSIMSAVEGKAPAVFDCSPSEKDCPSEKASICSIWPFLNKLQGKIDTFLDELTLQDVIE